Within the Nitrospira sp. genome, the region CGAGCTTGATGTAGAGCGCTACCCATGGACATCTCATCTCCGGATAGACCTCGCAGAATCCACCTTTTCGCACGCCCCCGCAGGGCCCATGGCTCATGAACTTCGGGCATTCCGATTTCGGTGAACCATCGGGCGCAGGGGGACGATTGTGGACCCCACCGGCTTGGTGTTCGCCGGACTCCTCGCCCGGGATAATGACGCGCAGTGGCATATCGCGTAGTCTATACCGCAAGCTTCCTCGTCGGCAATTTGGAATGTGAATTCATGCAATATTTCTTGCCAGCTTATCTTCAGAGGTGCGCTGGTAGCATGCTAGGACCAATGGCCTATCCATACGTAGCCTGCCTAGGCCTTCTTTCGAAGACGGTGGGCCTTCTGAAAGATTGCAATGAAACCCAAGAAAATTATAGACTTCTGGGGTCTATCCTATGCTCGCCGCTTCGGCTGGTGCGGGTGGCAGATTTGATGGTGCCTTTGCTAGACTGCGATCGTGTTGCGAACGCAACTTTGTCGCTCCGCTCCGTAAGTTAAGTGAGAAAAGATTGGCATGCAGGATTAGGTTACCTTGTTAGGCTCCTGCCGTATTTTGTGGAACGCTAGTCAACTCGAGTGGTGTTCACGCACCAACGAAGAGATAACGAAGGAGGTTGCCGATGAGTCTCGATTACGTCAAGTTTTCAAACGGCTTTGAAAAGTTCATGCCGAAGGAATATCGGGACATGGTAGAGCATGGACCCTTCGGGAAAAAAGTTTCGGTCTCGCAGATGGGGTCGTTCAAGGAAGTGCTTGAGGAGCATCCCATGTGCGCAGGGTGTGCCATGACGCTTTTCATTCGCCTTGCCATGATTGCCTTTCCGAATCCTGAAGATACGATCACAGTGGGCACGGCCGGTTGTGGACGGTTGGCCATTTCTCAGGCTGCCATCCCGTTTGTGTACGGTAACTACGGTGACCAAAATGGAGTAGCCAGTGGACTCTCTCGCGGATTGCGCCTCCGATTCGGCGACAAACCGAAGGATGTGGTTGTGATGGCCGGAGATGGTGGAACGGCGGATATCGGATTCCAGCAGGTTCTCCATTCGTGGTTTCGAAGAGAACGGTTTACCACAATTATGTTGGACAACGAGGTATACGGGAATACGGGCGGTCAAGAGAGCGGCATGACCAACCGCGGGGCGGTTCTAAAGATGGCCCCGCTCGGGAAGAAATTCGAAAAGATGGATATGGTGCAAATGGCGAAGGTCGCCGGCTGCGCCTACGTGGCCACGGTAGTGCCGAATAACCCCCGTCGCGTCGAGAGTGTCATTAAAAAGGCGGTCTTGATCGCTCGTGAGGTTGGGTCCTCCTACATTCAAGCCTACACCTCTTGCAACATCGAGTACGCGATCCCGACAGATAAGGTCATGGAGGATGCGAAGACCGTTGAAAATGATCGGTATGCCTTCTCAGAGTACATTACCGACGAAGCGAAACAGTATCTGACGGAGCGCTATGGTTACAAGGAGTATCTCCCCAAACCAGGTGCACCGGCGGCCGCAATCCCCGGAAAGGCTTAAGCACGCGATCGCGAAGGAGGAGGGATCACTCATGTCGAAACGTTTCAATATTCGTATGGCGGGAGTCGGCGGACAGGGTGTCGTGACTGGCTCGCATATCTTGAGCACGGCCGTCATCAACGCCGGTGGTGAAAGCACCATCGTACCCTTCTACGGGTCGGAGAAGCGGATGGCTCCAGTTGAGAGCTACGTGCGCGTTTCGGATGAGCCGATCTACGAGATCGGGGAAATTACCTTCCCTCACATCATCATCATCTTCCATCCACAGGTCATTACCCACGGAAAGTCGTATACGATGCCGTTTTACTTCGGTTTGAAGGAAGACGGGATCGCATTGATCAATAACGACGGCCCGATGAAGCTACATAGGGATCAGGCCCGTGAGTTGGAAGAACGCCGCGCCAAGCTGTACTACATCCCGGCGACGAAAATCTCGCTCGACGTGGCGGGGATGGACTTGGCCACAAATAT harbors:
- the forB2 gene encoding ferredoxin oxidoreductase, whose translation is MSLDYVKFSNGFEKFMPKEYRDMVEHGPFGKKVSVSQMGSFKEVLEEHPMCAGCAMTLFIRLAMIAFPNPEDTITVGTAGCGRLAISQAAIPFVYGNYGDQNGVASGLSRGLRLRFGDKPKDVVVMAGDGGTADIGFQQVLHSWFRRERFTTIMLDNEVYGNTGGQESGMTNRGAVLKMAPLGKKFEKMDMVQMAKVAGCAYVATVVPNNPRRVESVIKKAVLIAREVGSSYIQAYTSCNIEYAIPTDKVMEDAKTVENDRYAFSEYITDEAKQYLTERYGYKEYLPKPGAPAAAIPGKA
- the forG2 gene encoding ferredoxin oxidoreductase, which gives rise to MSKRFNIRMAGVGGQGVVTGSHILSTAVINAGGESTIVPFYGSEKRMAPVESYVRVSDEPIYEIGEITFPHIIIIFHPQVITHGKSYTMPFYFGLKEDGIALINNDGPMKLHRDQARELEERRAKLYYIPATKISLDVAGMDLATNMALMGAIGAITGLTTMDALEQAVKDRFLGKGFVVSGGTAALDSVVERKFKKKQELIEKNVAVMRAAWNYAVDNGWASKDVKRVEEPAISTPA